In Candidatus Omnitrophota bacterium, a single window of DNA contains:
- the polX gene encoding DNA polymerase/3'-5' exonuclease PolX — protein sequence MPVHNKDISDIFEKMANLLEIKGANQYRIRAYRNAAQTVKNLSKNVSDLVDEDEDLSELPNIGKDLAGKIKKILKKGTFPDLKKLEKKVPPKLDDIMQISGLGGKRVKKIYDQLEIKSLEDLRKAAEEGQVRKIKGFGKKTEKSILEGIETIEESGERLKLAVAEKITQDIVSHLKKDKKIKDITIAGSNRRKKETVGDADILVTCKKGSGVMDRFTEYEDVGKVLAKGKTKSSVKLESGFQVDLRVLPQVSYGAALIYFTGSKAHNIAIRKIAGKKKFKINEYGVFRGDNRVAGKTEKEVYEKIGLEYIEPELRENRGEIEAAKKGKLPDLIESGDIRGDLHTHTKLTDGKYTLEEMVDAAKEKDYDYVGITEHSKHVSVAGGLKAKEVEREIKRIDKLNKKLRKITVLKGIEVDILENGSLDLPDSLLKELDYTVCAVHYKFGLSKKKQTDRILKAMDNKYFNILAHPTGRMLKEREPYELDIERIMKGAKKRGCILELNSHPERLDLNDVYCKMAKEIGVKIAISTDAHSIDELDYIKYGLGQARRGWLEKSDVVNTGTLKQLKKAFKRK from the coding sequence ATGCCCGTGCACAATAAGGATATATCGGATATTTTTGAGAAGATGGCCAATCTTCTTGAGATAAAAGGAGCCAACCAGTACAGGATACGAGCTTACCGGAACGCGGCGCAGACGGTCAAGAACCTTTCCAAGAACGTATCTGACCTGGTGGATGAAGATGAGGACCTCTCCGAGCTTCCCAATATAGGCAAGGATCTTGCGGGCAAGATAAAGAAGATACTCAAAAAGGGAACCTTCCCGGACCTTAAGAAACTCGAGAAGAAAGTGCCGCCCAAGCTGGACGATATTATGCAGATATCGGGGCTCGGAGGTAAACGCGTCAAAAAGATCTACGACCAGCTTGAAATAAAAAGCCTGGAGGATTTGCGTAAAGCGGCCGAAGAAGGACAAGTCAGAAAGATCAAGGGGTTCGGCAAAAAGACCGAAAAGAGCATACTCGAGGGTATCGAAACGATAGAAGAATCCGGCGAAAGGCTCAAGCTCGCCGTTGCCGAGAAGATAACGCAGGACATTGTGAGCCACCTTAAAAAGGACAAGAAAATAAAGGACATCACCATCGCAGGGTCCAACAGGAGGAAAAAAGAGACCGTGGGCGACGCGGATATTCTTGTAACCTGCAAAAAGGGTTCTGGGGTAATGGACAGATTCACCGAATACGAGGACGTGGGCAAGGTCCTGGCCAAGGGGAAGACCAAGTCATCTGTGAAACTAGAATCAGGGTTCCAGGTGGACCTCAGGGTATTGCCACAGGTGAGCTATGGAGCCGCACTCATCTATTTCACCGGTTCAAAGGCCCATAATATCGCGATAAGGAAGATAGCCGGCAAGAAAAAGTTCAAGATCAACGAATACGGGGTCTTCAGGGGGGATAATAGGGTAGCCGGCAAGACCGAAAAAGAGGTTTATGAAAAGATAGGGCTCGAATACATAGAACCGGAGCTCAGGGAAAACCGGGGCGAGATCGAAGCCGCGAAAAAGGGAAAGCTCCCGGACCTTATAGAATCCGGGGATATCAGAGGCGATCTTCATACGCATACCAAGCTCACCGACGGTAAGTATACCCTCGAAGAGATGGTGGACGCGGCAAAAGAGAAGGATTACGATTACGTGGGCATAACCGAACACTCAAAGCATGTCAGCGTGGCGGGGGGGCTCAAGGCCAAAGAGGTTGAAAGGGAGATCAAGCGGATAGACAAGCTCAACAAGAAGCTGAGGAAGATCACGGTCCTGAAGGGAATAGAAGTGGATATTTTGGAGAACGGGTCACTTGACCTTCCAGATAGTCTGCTCAAGGAGCTTGATTATACTGTTTGCGCGGTCCATTACAAGTTCGGCCTTTCCAAGAAAAAACAGACAGATAGGATCCTGAAGGCCATGGACAACAAATACTTTAATATCCTGGCGCACCCCACGGGAAGGATGCTGAAAGAAAGGGAGCCTTACGAGCTCGATATAGAGAGGATCATGAAAGGAGCCAAGAAAAGAGGCTGTATACTTGAGCTCAATTCACATCCCGAGAGGCTGGACCTTAACGACGTATATTGCAAGATGGCCAAGGAAATAGGGGTAAAGATAGCGATATCGACCGACGCGCACAGTATAGACGAACTTGATTACATCAAATACGGCCTGGGGCAGGCAAGAAGAGGGTGGCTCGAGAAAAGCGACGTGGTCAATACCGGCACGCTGAAACAGCTGAAGAAAGCCTTTAAACGGAAATGA
- a CDS encoding DUF72 domain-containing protein yields the protein MGKKGRIHIGTSGWHYDHWKDVFYPEGLSSGDMLDFYSGKFRTAEINNSFYKLPSKKTFKGWKKQVPEEFIFSVKASRYITHMKKLKCGKRPVNRLIRSVNELGGKLGPVLFQLPPVWGKNCQRLEQFLSILPRGMRYTFEFRNSDWFSEDVYSVLREKNAAFCIYELDKKISPKKVTADFVYVRLHGPDGPYKGKYSKRSLSGWAGAFSTWLNKGLDVYCYFDNDQKGYAAFNALELKKMME from the coding sequence ATGGGTAAAAAGGGGCGGATCCATATAGGCACTTCCGGCTGGCATTATGACCACTGGAAAGACGTATTCTATCCCGAAGGTCTCTCCAGCGGGGATATGCTGGATTTTTACAGCGGAAAATTCCGTACGGCGGAGATAAACAATTCCTTTTACAAGTTACCTTCCAAGAAGACCTTCAAGGGATGGAAAAAGCAGGTCCCGGAAGAGTTCATTTTTTCGGTAAAGGCGAGTCGTTACATAACCCACATGAAAAAGCTTAAATGCGGCAAGAGGCCGGTGAACAGGCTGATCAGGAGCGTGAACGAGCTGGGCGGGAAGCTGGGGCCGGTACTCTTCCAGCTTCCGCCTGTCTGGGGCAAGAACTGCCAGAGGCTGGAACAATTCCTCTCGATCCTTCCTCGGGGGATGCGGTACACTTTTGAGTTCCGTAACAGCGACTGGTTCAGCGAAGACGTCTACAGCGTGCTCCGTGAGAAGAACGCCGCTTTCTGTATATACGAACTCGACAAAAAGATCTCCCCTAAAAAAGTCACCGCCGATTTCGTTTACGTCCGGTTACACGGTCCGGACGGTCCCTACAAGGGCAAGTACAGCAAGAGAAGCCTTTCCGGATGGGCGGGGGCTTTCAGCACCTGGCTGAACAAGGGGCTTGACGTCTACTGTTATTTCGATAATGACCAGAAGGGATACGCCGCCTTTAACGCGTTGGAACTGAAGAAAATGATGGAATGA